A window from Schistocerca gregaria isolate iqSchGreg1 chromosome 8, iqSchGreg1.2, whole genome shotgun sequence encodes these proteins:
- the LOC126285096 gene encoding prisilkin-39-like — MARVLSLVCLLAVACLALLCGCDASYPLAVSHGHGYYPHSYKYPGYGYHTGKHGYGSYGYAGHGYPVHGYNSHYSYPAHGYGNHYSYPVYSHQGYGYGYNHGYGLGYGHGRSHW; from the exons GTGTGCCTTCTGGCTGTGGCCTGCCTGGCCCTGCTGTGTGGCTGTGATGCCTCCTATCCCCTGGCCGTCTCACACGGACACGGGTACTACCCGCACAGCTACAAGTACCCTGGATACGGGTACCACACTG GTAAACATGGCTATGGTTCCTACGGTTACGCTGGCCACGGATACCCTGTTCATGGCTATAATAGCCACTACAGTTACCCAGCTCACGGCTATGGTAATCACTACAGTTACCCCGTGTACAGCCATCAAGGATATGGATATGGCTACAACCACGGATATGGCCTTGGATACGGCCATGGCCGCAGCCATTGGTGA